A window from Mycobacterium saskatchewanense encodes these proteins:
- a CDS encoding phosphoadenylyl-sulfate reductase — MTDRATRPTEAELRELAAEGAAELEGASASDLLRWTDEHFGGVNGPRGWATCNYVVASSMQEAVLIDLAAKVRPGVPVMFLDTGYHFVETIGTRDAVESVYDIRVVNVTPERTVAEQDKLLGKDLFARDPGECCRMRKVEPLGKALRGYSAWVTGLRRADSATRANAPLVSFDEGFKLVKVNPLATWTDEDMQNYIDEHDVLVNPLVYEGYPSIGCAPCTAKPIEGADPRSGRWQGLAKTECGLHAS; from the coding sequence ATGACGGACAGGGCAACGAGGCCTACCGAAGCGGAACTGCGCGAACTCGCCGCCGAGGGCGCGGCGGAGCTCGAAGGCGCCAGCGCGTCGGACCTGTTGCGATGGACCGACGAGCATTTCGGCGGCGTCAACGGCCCGCGCGGCTGGGCGACGTGCAACTACGTCGTCGCATCCAGCATGCAGGAGGCCGTGCTGATCGACCTGGCGGCCAAAGTGCGGCCCGGTGTGCCAGTGATGTTCCTGGACACCGGCTATCACTTCGTGGAGACCATCGGCACCAGGGACGCCGTCGAGTCCGTCTACGACATCCGGGTCGTCAACGTCACCCCGGAGCGGACGGTGGCCGAACAAGACAAGCTCCTGGGCAAGGACCTCTTCGCCCGGGACCCGGGCGAGTGCTGCCGGATGCGCAAGGTCGAGCCGCTGGGCAAGGCGCTGCGCGGCTATTCGGCCTGGGTGACCGGGCTGCGCCGGGCCGACTCGGCGACCCGCGCGAACGCCCCGCTGGTCAGCTTCGACGAGGGGTTCAAGCTCGTCAAGGTGAACCCGCTGGCGACGTGGACCGACGAGGACATGCAAAACTACATCGATGAGCACGATGTGTTGGTGAATCCGCTTGTCTACGAAGGTTATCCGTCGATCGGCTGCGCTCCCTGCACGGCCAAGCCCATCGAGGGCGCCGACCCGCGCAGCGGACGCTGGCAGGGGCTGGCCAAGACCGAATGCGGACTGCACGCGTCGTGA
- a CDS encoding FAD-dependent oxidoreductase yields MSAGSSEARATTCLVAGGGPAGVVLGLLLARAGVDVTVMEKHADFLRDFRGDTVHASTLQLLDELGLGAKFAGIPHRLISTIRMEIQNGTVDLDLTRLPGAHQHIALVPQWDFLEMVAAAAEAEPTFRLLRSTEVVGVVRDGNRVVGVTYRDHADPAGLVREMRAELTVACDGRSSTVRSAMGLTPRSFGAPMDVWWFRLPRRPDDPSGLAGVMRAGHATIMIDRGDYYQIAYIIPKGSDTRLRAEGIESLRRALIGMVPWIADRAGQLTSFDDVKLLDVQLNRLRRWYADGVLFIGDAAHAMSPVGGVGINLAVADAVATARILAGPLRSRRVSTRRLARVQLRRWLPTVLLQSAQRLIHAKVIAAAVAEDRAGESIKAPRAVRLAGRAVALRRLVGYLVAIGPLPEHAPGYARRRG; encoded by the coding sequence ATGTCAGCCGGATCCTCCGAAGCTCGGGCGACGACCTGCCTGGTCGCCGGCGGCGGACCGGCGGGCGTCGTGCTCGGCCTGCTGTTGGCCCGCGCCGGCGTTGACGTCACGGTGATGGAAAAACATGCCGACTTCCTGCGGGACTTCCGCGGGGACACCGTGCACGCGAGCACCCTGCAGCTACTCGACGAGCTGGGCCTCGGTGCCAAATTCGCCGGGATTCCGCATCGCCTGATCAGCACGATCCGGATGGAGATCCAGAACGGAACGGTCGACCTCGACCTGACCCGCCTGCCCGGGGCGCATCAGCACATCGCGCTGGTGCCGCAGTGGGACTTCCTGGAGATGGTCGCCGCTGCGGCCGAGGCCGAGCCGACCTTCCGGCTGTTGCGCAGCACCGAGGTCGTCGGGGTGGTCCGGGACGGCAACCGCGTTGTGGGTGTCACGTACCGGGACCACGCCGACCCGGCGGGCCTGGTCAGGGAGATGCGGGCGGAGCTGACCGTGGCTTGCGACGGGCGCTCGTCGACGGTGCGGTCCGCGATGGGCCTGACGCCGCGCAGCTTCGGCGCGCCCATGGATGTGTGGTGGTTTCGCCTGCCCCGCCGGCCCGACGACCCCAGCGGGCTGGCCGGCGTGATGCGCGCCGGGCACGCGACGATCATGATCGACCGCGGCGATTACTACCAGATCGCCTACATCATCCCGAAGGGCAGCGACACCAGGCTGCGGGCCGAAGGAATCGAATCGCTGCGCCGGGCCCTGATCGGCATGGTGCCGTGGATTGCCGACCGCGCCGGTCAGCTCACCTCGTTTGACGACGTGAAACTGCTTGATGTGCAACTGAATCGGCTCCGCCGGTGGTACGCCGACGGCGTGCTGTTCATCGGCGATGCGGCCCACGCGATGTCGCCGGTCGGTGGCGTCGGCATCAACCTGGCGGTCGCCGACGCCGTGGCCACCGCCCGCATCCTCGCCGGCCCCCTGCGCTCGAGGCGGGTGTCCACCCGCCGGCTGGCCCGCGTGCAGCTGCGACGCTGGCTGCCGACGGTGCTCCTGCAGTCGGCGCAGCGGCTGATCCACGCGAAGGTGATCGCCGCCGCGGTGGCCGAAGATCGCGCGGGCGAGTCGATAAAAGCCCCCCGAGCGGTCCGGCTGGCGGGCCGGGCGGTGGCATTGCGGCGCCTGGTCGGCTACCTGGTCGCGATCGGACCGCTCCCCGAGCATGCGCCCGGGTACGCCCGGCGCCGCGGGTGA
- a CDS encoding sulfate ABC transporter substrate-binding protein — MLNDSGLTPRWRTVRYVGAFALTTAVLAACNPGPSDVVGGGGPGRARTSITLVAYSVPEPGWSKVIPAFNASDQGKGVQVITSYGASGDQSRGVVDGKPADVVNFSVEPDITRLIKAGKVSKDWNTDATKGIPFGSVVTLVVRKGNPKNIKDWDDLLRPGVEVITPSPLSSGSAKWNLLAPYTVKSQGGSNNQAGVDFINKLVREHVKLRPGSGREATDVFVQGSGDVLISYENEAIATERAGKPVEHNNPPQTFKIENPVAVVNTSPHLDAAVAFKNFQYTAAAQEVWAQTGFRPVDPAVAAEFRDQYPSPAKLWTIADLGGWAVIDPQLFDKSTGSITKIYTQATG, encoded by the coding sequence ATGCTCAACGACAGCGGGCTCACACCGCGCTGGCGAACGGTCCGGTATGTCGGCGCTTTCGCGCTGACGACCGCCGTCCTGGCCGCGTGCAACCCCGGTCCGAGTGACGTCGTAGGCGGCGGCGGGCCGGGCCGCGCCCGCACCAGCATCACCCTCGTTGCGTACTCCGTCCCGGAACCTGGCTGGAGCAAGGTGATTCCGGCGTTCAATGCTTCCGACCAAGGTAAGGGTGTGCAGGTGATCACGTCCTATGGAGCATCCGGCGACCAATCGCGCGGAGTCGTTGACGGCAAGCCGGCCGACGTCGTGAACTTCTCCGTTGAGCCCGACATCACCCGACTGATCAAGGCCGGCAAGGTGTCCAAGGACTGGAACACTGACGCCACCAAGGGAATCCCGTTCGGGTCGGTGGTGACGCTGGTGGTGCGCAAGGGGAATCCGAAGAACATCAAGGACTGGGACGACCTGCTGCGGCCCGGCGTCGAGGTGATTACGCCCAGTCCGCTGAGTTCGGGCTCGGCCAAGTGGAACCTGCTGGCCCCCTACACCGTCAAGAGCCAGGGCGGCAGCAACAACCAGGCCGGCGTCGACTTCATCAACAAATTGGTGCGCGAACACGTCAAGCTGCGACCGGGGTCGGGGCGGGAGGCCACTGATGTCTTTGTTCAGGGCAGCGGTGACGTGTTGATCAGCTACGAGAACGAGGCGATCGCGACCGAGCGGGCGGGCAAGCCGGTCGAACACAACAATCCGCCGCAGACTTTCAAGATCGAGAACCCAGTGGCGGTGGTGAACACCAGTCCGCACCTGGACGCCGCCGTGGCGTTCAAGAACTTCCAGTACACCGCTGCGGCGCAAGAGGTTTGGGCCCAGACGGGTTTCCGCCCGGTCGATCCCGCGGTGGCCGCCGAGTTCCGGGACCAGTATCCGTCGCCGGCGAAACTGTGGACGATCGCCGACCTGGGCGGCTGGGCGGTCATCGATCCCCAGCTGTTCGACAAGAGCACCGGCAGCATCACCAAGATCTACACGCAGGCCACCGGATGA
- a CDS encoding nitrite/sulfite reductase — MTTARPARAQNKTRNEGQWALGDREPLNPNEEMKQAGAPLDVRERIESVYAEAGFDSIDKSDLRGRFRWWGLYTQREQGYDGSFTGDENADLLEAKYFMMRVRCDGGALSTAALRTLGQISTEFARDTADISDRENVQYHWIEVENVPEIWRRLDEVGLQTAEACGDCPRVILGSPLAGESLDEVIDPTWAIDEIVRRYIGKPDFADLPRKYKTAISGLQDVVHEVNDIAFIGVNHPEHGPGLDLWVGGGLSTNPMLGQRVGAWVPLDEVPEVWAAVTSIFRDYGYRRLRAKARLKFLIKDWGIEKFREVLETEYLKRPLIDGPAPEPVKHPIDHVGVQRIKNGLNAIGAAPIAGRVSGTILSAVADLAEQAGSNRIRFTPYQKLVILDIADDKVEEVVTGLEALGLHTRPSQWRRNLMACTGIEYCKLSFAETRVRAQSLVPELERRLEDINSQLDVPITVNINGCPNSCARIQVADIGFKGQMVDDGEGGSVEGFQVHLGGSLGLDSGFGRKLRQHKVTSDELGDYIERVVRNFIKHRSDGERFAQWALRAGEDDLR; from the coding sequence ATGACCACAGCCCGTCCCGCCCGGGCCCAGAACAAGACGCGCAACGAGGGCCAATGGGCCCTGGGTGATCGCGAGCCGCTCAATCCCAACGAGGAGATGAAGCAGGCCGGCGCCCCGCTTGACGTTCGCGAACGGATCGAATCCGTATACGCCGAGGCTGGATTCGACAGCATCGACAAGTCCGACTTGCGCGGCCGGTTCCGCTGGTGGGGCCTCTACACGCAGCGCGAACAGGGCTACGACGGTTCGTTCACCGGTGACGAGAACGCCGACCTACTCGAAGCGAAGTACTTCATGATGCGGGTGCGCTGCGACGGTGGCGCGCTCTCGACGGCCGCCCTTCGCACCCTCGGGCAGATCTCGACCGAGTTCGCCCGCGACACCGCGGACATCTCCGACCGCGAGAACGTCCAGTACCACTGGATCGAGGTGGAGAACGTCCCCGAGATCTGGCGGCGCCTCGACGAAGTCGGACTGCAGACCGCCGAAGCCTGCGGCGACTGCCCGCGTGTGATCTTGGGCTCACCGTTGGCCGGCGAGTCGCTCGACGAGGTGATCGACCCCACCTGGGCCATCGACGAGATCGTCCGCCGCTACATCGGCAAGCCCGATTTCGCCGACCTCCCACGCAAGTACAAGACCGCCATCTCCGGGCTGCAGGACGTGGTGCACGAGGTCAACGACATCGCGTTCATCGGCGTCAACCATCCCGAGCACGGCCCGGGATTGGACCTGTGGGTCGGCGGCGGCCTGTCCACCAACCCGATGCTGGGCCAGCGGGTCGGCGCCTGGGTGCCGCTGGACGAGGTGCCCGAGGTGTGGGCGGCGGTGACATCGATTTTCCGCGACTACGGCTACCGGCGACTGCGGGCCAAGGCGCGGCTGAAGTTCCTGATCAAGGACTGGGGCATCGAGAAGTTCCGCGAAGTGCTCGAGACCGAGTACCTCAAGCGCCCGTTGATCGACGGCCCGGCCCCCGAGCCCGTCAAACACCCGATCGACCACGTCGGCGTTCAGCGCATCAAGAACGGGCTCAACGCCATCGGTGCAGCACCGATCGCCGGCCGGGTGTCGGGCACCATCCTGTCCGCGGTAGCCGACCTCGCCGAACAGGCCGGTTCGAACCGGATCCGGTTCACGCCCTATCAGAAACTGGTCATCCTCGACATCGCCGACGACAAGGTCGAAGAGGTGGTCACCGGCCTGGAGGCCCTCGGCCTGCACACCAGGCCGTCACAGTGGCGGCGCAATCTGATGGCCTGCACCGGCATCGAGTACTGCAAGCTCTCGTTCGCCGAAACCCGTGTTCGCGCCCAAAGTTTGGTTCCCGAGCTGGAGCGGCGCCTGGAGGACATCAATTCCCAGCTCGACGTGCCGATCACCGTCAATATCAACGGCTGCCCGAACTCCTGTGCGCGAATTCAGGTCGCCGACATCGGCTTCAAGGGCCAGATGGTCGACGACGGCGAAGGCGGCTCGGTGGAAGGGTTCCAGGTCCACCTGGGCGGCAGCCTCGGCCTGGACAGCGGTTTCGGCCGAAAGTTGCGTCAGCACAAGGTAACCAGCGACGAGCTGGGCGACTACATCGAGCGAGTGGTCCGCAACTTCATCAAGCACCGCAGCGACGGTGAACGTTTCGCCCAGTGGGCCCTGCGGGCCGGGGAGGACGATCTGCGATGA
- a CDS encoding sulfate/molybdate ABC transporter ATP-binding protein, with protein sequence MTDHQNQAAAEPAIVVRDAYKHYGDFVALDHVDFVVPTGSLTALLGPSGSGKSTLLRAIAGLDQPDSGTVTINGQDVTRVPPQRRGIGFVFQHYAAFKHLTVRDNVAYGLKIRKRPKAEVKAKVDELLEVVGLSGFQRRYPNQLSGGQRQRMALARAMAVDPQVLLLDEPFGALDAKVREDLRAWLRRLHDEVHVTTVLVTHDQAEALDVADRIAVLNKGRIEQVGSPTEVYDSPASTFVMSFLGAVSELNGALVRPHDIRVGRKPDMAVAGGDGTAESIGVVRATVDRVVALGFEVRVELTSAATKRPFTAEITRGDAEALALRDGDTVYVRATRVPPLPSDVVLPRDGGAGGTNEDQDTLTSA encoded by the coding sequence ATGACCGACCACCAGAACCAGGCCGCCGCGGAACCTGCCATCGTGGTGCGTGATGCCTATAAGCATTACGGGGATTTTGTTGCGCTGGATCATGTGGATTTTGTGGTGCCGACGGGGTCGTTGACGGCGTTGCTGGGTCCGAGTGGTTCGGGTAAGTCGACGTTGTTGCGGGCGATCGCGGGGTTGGATCAGCCTGACAGCGGGACGGTGACCATCAATGGTCAGGACGTGACCCGGGTGCCGCCGCAGCGGCGTGGGATCGGGTTTGTGTTTCAGCATTATGCGGCGTTCAAGCATTTGACGGTGCGCGATAACGTGGCTTACGGGTTGAAGATCCGTAAGCGGCCCAAGGCCGAGGTTAAGGCCAAGGTGGATGAGTTGTTGGAAGTGGTGGGGCTGAGCGGGTTTCAGCGGCGTTATCCCAATCAGTTGTCGGGTGGGCAGCGGCAGCGGATGGCGTTGGCGCGGGCGATGGCGGTCGATCCGCAGGTGTTGTTGCTTGATGAGCCGTTCGGTGCGTTGGATGCCAAGGTGCGTGAGGATTTGCGGGCGTGGTTGCGGCGGCTGCATGACGAGGTGCATGTGACGACGGTGTTGGTGACCCATGATCAGGCCGAGGCGTTGGATGTGGCCGATCGGATCGCGGTGCTCAACAAGGGGCGCATCGAGCAGGTGGGTTCGCCGACTGAGGTGTATGACTCGCCGGCGAGCACGTTTGTGATGTCGTTTCTGGGTGCGGTCTCCGAGCTCAACGGGGCGTTGGTGCGCCCGCACGACATCCGGGTGGGCCGCAAGCCCGATATGGCCGTTGCCGGGGGTGATGGGACCGCGGAGTCCATCGGGGTCGTGCGTGCCACTGTCGACCGGGTGGTCGCGCTGGGTTTCGAGGTGCGGGTGGAGTTGACGAGCGCGGCCACCAAGCGGCCGTTCACCGCCGAGATCACCCGCGGCGACGCCGAGGCGCTGGCCCTGCGCGACGGCGACACCGTCTACGTCCGCGCCACCCGCGTCCCACCGCTTCCCAGCGACGTCGTGCTTCCCCGTGATGGCGGCGCCGGTGGGACGAACGAGGACCAGGACACGCTGACGTCGGCGTGA
- a CDS encoding sirohydrochlorin chelatase, whose amino-acid sequence MRTARVVTSLVLTAHGSKDPRSAANARAVADRVALVRPGLDVRLAFCELNAPSLGQVLHGLPAARRAVVTPLLLANAYHARVDIPHQIGACGATERVRQASVLGEDERLVSVLRQRVAELGASRLDDTLGVLVVAIGSSDATANARTREVAPRLLEGTPWVAATTAFATRPRSSLAESVDVLRSRGARRVVVAPWFLAPGLLPDRVRRFAEAAGLEMAAPLGAHRLVAETVLSRFDQAAAERIAA is encoded by the coding sequence ATGCGGACTGCACGCGTCGTGACCTCCCTCGTCCTGACCGCCCACGGAAGCAAGGATCCGCGGTCGGCGGCCAACGCACGGGCAGTCGCGGACCGGGTCGCCCTCGTGCGGCCCGGTCTGGACGTCCGGCTGGCCTTCTGCGAGCTGAACGCCCCCAGCCTCGGGCAGGTCCTCCACGGCCTGCCCGCCGCGCGCCGGGCCGTGGTCACTCCCCTGCTGCTAGCCAATGCCTACCACGCCCGCGTCGACATCCCGCACCAGATCGGCGCGTGCGGCGCCACTGAGCGGGTGCGGCAGGCGTCGGTCCTCGGCGAGGACGAGCGGCTGGTTTCGGTGCTGCGCCAGCGAGTGGCCGAGCTCGGAGCGTCCCGGCTCGACGACACGCTGGGCGTGCTCGTGGTGGCGATCGGCTCCTCCGACGCCACAGCCAACGCGCGCACCCGGGAGGTCGCGCCCCGGCTGCTGGAGGGCACCCCGTGGGTCGCCGCGACGACGGCGTTCGCGACCCGCCCCCGGTCGTCGCTGGCCGAGTCCGTCGACGTTTTGCGCTCGCGGGGCGCCCGTCGGGTGGTCGTCGCGCCGTGGTTTCTGGCGCCGGGGCTGCTGCCCGACCGCGTGCGGCGCTTCGCCGAAGCCGCCGGCCTCGAGATGGCGGCGCCGCTGGGCGCGCACCGGCTGGTGGCGGAGACGGTGCTGAGCCGGTTCGATCAGGCGGCCGCCGAGCGCATCGCCGCCTGA
- the cysW gene encoding sulfate ABC transporter permease subunit CysW, whose product MTSSVRVRYLLRFVALAYLFVLLVLPVSLILWRTFRPGLGQFFDWVSTPAAQSALDLTLLVVAIVVPLNVLFGIPTALVLARNRFRGKGALQAIIDLPFAVSPVVVGVALILLWGSAGAFGFVEKDLGFKIIFGLPGIVLASIFVTLPFVVREVEPVLHELGIDQEEAAATLGSSWWQTFWRITLPSIRWGLTYGIVLTVARTLGEYGAVTIVSSNLPGKSQTLTLLVSDRYNRGAEYGAYALSTLLMGVAVLVLIFQVALDARRARATK is encoded by the coding sequence ATGACGTCCTCAGTCCGGGTTCGGTATCTGCTCCGGTTCGTCGCGCTCGCATACCTTTTCGTGTTGTTGGTGTTGCCGGTTTCGCTGATCCTCTGGCGGACCTTCCGGCCCGGGCTGGGGCAGTTCTTCGACTGGGTGAGCACGCCGGCGGCGCAATCGGCACTGGACCTGACGCTGCTCGTGGTGGCGATCGTGGTGCCGCTCAACGTCTTGTTCGGGATTCCCACCGCTTTAGTACTGGCGCGCAACCGGTTTCGGGGCAAGGGCGCGCTGCAGGCGATCATCGACCTGCCGTTCGCGGTGTCGCCCGTCGTCGTGGGCGTGGCCCTGATCCTGCTGTGGGGGTCGGCCGGGGCGTTCGGCTTCGTGGAGAAAGACCTGGGGTTCAAGATCATCTTCGGCCTGCCGGGTATCGTGCTGGCCAGCATCTTCGTCACACTGCCCTTCGTGGTGCGCGAGGTCGAGCCGGTGCTGCACGAGCTGGGCATCGACCAGGAGGAGGCGGCGGCCACGCTGGGTTCGAGCTGGTGGCAGACCTTTTGGCGGATCACGCTGCCGTCCATCCGCTGGGGGCTGACCTACGGCATCGTGCTGACCGTCGCACGCACACTCGGCGAATACGGAGCGGTGACCATCGTGTCGTCGAACTTGCCGGGCAAGTCGCAAACACTGACACTGCTCGTCTCCGACCGCTACAACCGCGGCGCCGAGTACGGCGCCTATGCGCTCTCGACGCTGCTCATGGGTGTCGCCGTGCTGGTCCTGATCTTCCAAGTGGCGCTGGATGCCCGCCGGGCACGGGCGACCAAGTAG
- the cysT gene encoding sulfate ABC transporter permease subunit CysT yields MTATVTPDPQAIRPELEAHDAHLPHRVGATPLRLGAATLWLSVIVLLPLAAIAWQAAGGGWQAFWLAVTSNAALDSFRVTLTISAGVTAVNLVFGLLIAWVLVRDDFFGKRVVDATIDLPFALPTIVASLVMLALYGNNSPVGLHLQHTAWGVAVALAFVTLPFVVRAVQPVLLEIDHETEEAAASLGASGPKIFTSVVLPSLLPSLLSGAGLAFSRAIGEFGSVVLIGGAVPGKTEVSSQWIRTLIENDDRTGAAAISIVLLGISFVVLFVLRIVGGRAAKREELAA; encoded by the coding sequence ATGACCGCCACCGTCACCCCTGACCCGCAGGCGATTCGGCCAGAGCTGGAGGCACACGACGCGCACCTGCCGCACCGGGTCGGGGCCACGCCGCTCCGGCTGGGCGCGGCGACGCTGTGGCTCTCGGTGATCGTGTTGCTGCCACTGGCGGCGATCGCCTGGCAGGCCGCGGGTGGTGGCTGGCAGGCGTTCTGGCTCGCGGTCACCTCCAACGCCGCGCTGGATTCGTTCCGCGTGACCCTCACCATCTCCGCCGGGGTCACGGCCGTCAACCTCGTCTTCGGCTTGCTCATCGCCTGGGTGCTGGTGCGCGACGATTTTTTCGGCAAGCGGGTCGTCGACGCGACCATCGACCTGCCGTTCGCGCTGCCGACCATCGTCGCCAGCCTCGTGATGCTCGCGCTGTACGGGAACAACAGCCCGGTCGGTCTGCACCTGCAGCACACTGCCTGGGGCGTGGCGGTGGCGCTCGCGTTCGTGACGCTGCCGTTCGTGGTGCGCGCGGTTCAGCCGGTCCTGCTGGAGATCGACCACGAGACCGAGGAGGCCGCGGCGTCTCTGGGCGCCAGCGGCCCGAAGATCTTCACCTCGGTGGTGCTGCCGTCACTGTTGCCGTCGTTGTTGTCCGGTGCGGGGCTGGCCTTCTCGCGGGCGATCGGCGAGTTCGGTTCGGTGGTGCTGATCGGTGGCGCGGTGCCGGGCAAGACCGAGGTGTCGTCGCAGTGGATACGGACGTTGATCGAGAACGACGACCGAACCGGCGCCGCCGCGATATCGATCGTGCTGCTTGGGATTTCGTTTGTGGTGCTGTTCGTCCTGCGAATCGTGGGCGGGCGGGCTGCCAAACGTGAGGAGCTGGCCGCATGA
- a CDS encoding Ms4527A family Cys-rich leader peptide, with amino-acid sequence MTRRHIDLKRVCSCCCLP; translated from the coding sequence GTGACGCGACGGCACATCGATCTCAAGCGTGTCTGCAGCTGTTGCTGTCTGCCTTGA
- the hemW gene encoding radical SAM family heme chaperone HemW, which translates to MTLREAPVELPALQPTSGRPFGLYLHVPFCITRCGYCDFNTYTPAELGGVNPDAWMQALRAELELAAARLDAPTVDTVFVGGGTPSLLGGRRVATLLDMVRESFELAPDAEITTEANPESAWPDFFDATREAGYTRVSLGMQSVSPRVLGVLDRIHTPNRSAAAAREALEAGFEHVSLDLIYGTPGESDDDVLRSVDTAVETGVDHVSAYALVVEEGTALARRVRRGELAAPDDDVLAHRYELVDARLAEAGMNWYEVSNWSRPGGECRHNLGYWNGGQWWGAGPGAHGYVGATRWWNAKHPNAYGQLLADSALPVAGFEQLDAEASHTEDVLLRIRLREGLPLSRLYPDERERAESVIADGLLVPEGDRLVLTPRGRLLADGVVRTLLG; encoded by the coding sequence ATGACCCTTCGCGAGGCCCCGGTCGAGCTGCCGGCACTGCAACCGACTTCCGGCCGGCCGTTCGGGTTGTACCTGCACGTCCCGTTCTGCATCACCCGCTGCGGCTATTGCGACTTCAACACGTACACCCCCGCCGAGCTGGGCGGCGTCAACCCGGACGCGTGGATGCAAGCGCTGCGAGCCGAGCTGGAGCTGGCGGCCGCGCGGCTCGATGCGCCGACGGTGGACACAGTGTTCGTCGGCGGGGGCACGCCATCCCTGCTGGGCGGCCGGCGCGTTGCCACGCTGCTCGACATGGTGCGCGAGAGTTTCGAGCTGGCCCCCGACGCCGAGATCACCACCGAGGCCAACCCGGAGTCGGCGTGGCCAGACTTCTTCGATGCGACTCGCGAGGCCGGGTACACCCGGGTGTCGCTCGGCATGCAGTCGGTATCACCCCGGGTGTTGGGGGTCCTGGACCGGATTCACACGCCGAACCGCTCGGCGGCCGCGGCCCGCGAGGCGCTGGAGGCCGGCTTCGAGCACGTCAGCCTCGACCTGATCTATGGAACGCCGGGGGAGTCCGACGACGACGTGCTGCGCTCGGTCGACACCGCGGTCGAAACCGGCGTCGACCACGTCTCCGCATACGCCCTGGTTGTCGAGGAGGGCACCGCGCTGGCGCGCCGTGTTCGACGCGGCGAGCTGGCCGCTCCCGACGACGACGTGCTGGCGCACCGCTACGAACTCGTGGACGCCCGACTGGCCGAGGCGGGGATGAATTGGTATGAGGTGTCGAACTGGTCGCGTCCGGGCGGGGAGTGCCGGCACAACCTCGGCTACTGGAACGGCGGTCAGTGGTGGGGGGCCGGACCCGGCGCGCACGGCTATGTCGGGGCGACGCGCTGGTGGAATGCCAAGCACCCCAACGCCTACGGGCAGCTGCTGGCCGATTCCGCCCTGCCGGTGGCCGGCTTCGAGCAGCTGGACGCCGAAGCCTCGCACACCGAGGACGTGTTGTTGAGAATCCGCCTGCGCGAAGGGCTTCCGCTGAGCCGCCTATACCCCGACGAGCGCGAACGCGCTGAATCCGTGATAGCCGACGGGCTGCTGGTGCCGGAGGGCGATCGGCTGGTGCTCACCCCGCGCGGCCGGCTGTTGGCCGACGGGGTGGTGCGTACGCTGCTTGGGTAG